The sequence GCACTTTATTTATTTGATCAATCAACTGATTATGATGTAACAGTACCTGTCTATAGAGGGTCTTATGAACCACTCTTTGCAATATATGACAAAAAAATTGTTGATGTTATTGAAGTTCACCTAAAAAAGAATGAACGAAAAATAATTTCTTTTTATCCGGATGTAAAAGTGAAAAAAATAGAAGAAGACGAGATGTCAGATCGCTTTGACTGTGAGCTCTTGTTTTTTAACGTAAACACTCCGTCTGATCTAGAATATGCCAGACAGATTCTAAAGCTGAACTTAAATATATCCCCTTTGGAAAGAATAAAGGTGTCTAATTATAGGGATGGCTTATTAGAAGAGTCAAAAATATTTGTTCCTTGCGAAGAAGAGATAGATATTTATGTTAATAATAATTTTTTTATCTCATCAAGACTGTCGCCGACACATTTGACTGAATATATAAAGGGTTTTTTGTTCAGTGAGGGAGTAGTAGCATCTAAAGATGATATTAAGGATATCAAGATAATAAATAAAAAAGTATTCGTAGAATTAGCATACCCATTTAACAAACAAGAAATGATTCTCACATCTGGTTGCTTTGGTGGCAAATCTTTTAGAAGTATGAAAAAGCAAAATTTGCCAATAATAAAGAGCGAATTTAGAGTTAGTCTGGAAACAATTTTTAAGAGGTTGAGAGATTTTTTGCATACAAATAACCTTTATAGAATAAGTGGTGGGATACACGCTGCTGCGCTTTCCACAAAGGATTCGCTTCTTTTTCTATGTGAAGATATAGGCAGACACAGTGCTGTTGATAAGGCTATTGGTTGGGCATTAGAAAAAGAGATATCCGACGTATTTTTGTTTGTTACCGGAAGAGTTTCTTCCGAGATGGCTATGAAAGCTATCTATTTTGGCATTCCAATTATTGTTTCTATGACAGCGGCCTCAAACGTTGCAATAGATTTTTGTAATTTTTCTAATGTTACTCTAATTGGTTATGCTAAAATGAATAGTTGTAAAATATATACAAATAGACAGAGAATTCTGGAGGTGTTTTAAATGATCGGTACCCAGGAGTTAGTTATTGTTCTGGTAATAGCTTTAATCTTGTTTGGCCCAAGCAGGTTGCCAGAACTAGGAAATTCTGTTGGTAAGGCTATAAAGTCTTTCAAAGAGGGAATGGACGAGGTTACACAAGAACCCAAAAAGGAAGAGAAAAAAGATGCTACAGAGATTAGCGCAAAGGTTGAGGATAGCGAGAAAAAGTAAAGAACTTTTAATGTAGTCTTAAAACAAAATTTATCAAAAAGGCGATTGCAATAACTAAAGAAACGAGGTTGATCTCTTTAAATTTTCCAGCTAATGCTTTTAGTGATACGTAAGATATAAAACCAGCAGCAATTCCGTTTGCGATTGAAAAAGAAAGTGGCATTAATATAATCGTCATAAAAGCGGGGAAGCTTTCTGTCAAATCTGAAAAATCTATTCTGTGAATTTCTGAAAACATGAGGGTGCCCACCATTATTAAAGCTGGTGAGGTAGCGACAGCAGGCACTATTCCGATAAGAGGGGTAAAAATTACTGCAAGTCCAAAGCATAATGCTACGACTAGAGCACTAAGGCCAGTCCTTCCTCCTTCTGCAATGCCAGCTGCACTTTCTATGTATGAGGTAACAGTGGAAGTGCCTAAAATTGCACTGATCATGGTTCCTATTGAGTCTGATACAAGAGCCTTATTTAAGTTTGGTATATTACCATCTCTGTCAATAATCTTTCCCTTTGTGGTAAGGCCTATAAGAGTTCCCATATTATCAAAGAGTTCTACTATCGAAAAAGTAAATATTATTCCCAATATTCCGTAATGAATTGCTCCTAATAAATTCATTTTTAATAATGTATCTGATACGTTTGGCACAGAAAAAGAGATAAGGTTACTTACTGAAGTAGGTGCTTTTGTTATACCAAATATTATTGAAAACAAAGTGGTCAAAAGAATGCCTATTAAGATTGCGCCCTTTGTGCCCTTGCTCATTAAAGTTGCCGTGATAAGCAATCCTAATAATGCAACGAGAACGCCAGGCGATAATAGATGCCCAAAAGACACCAAAGTGTCTTTGTTTTCTACTATTATTCCTGCATTTTTAAAACCTATAAGGGCAATAAAAAGGCCTATGCCGACTGCTATAGAAGTCCTGAGAACCGTTGGAATGCCCATAAAGATTGCTTTTCTAATGTTTGTGATGCTTAAAATAAAGAAAAATATTCCTGAAACAAAAACAGCTCCTAAAGCAGTTTCCCAGGGTAGTCCCATTCCTATTACTACAGTATATGTGAAGAAAGCATTTAAACCCATGCCAGGCGCTACAGCTATTGGCAGATTTGCCCAAAGACCCATTAAAAGTGTTGCAATTATAGTAGAATAAATTGTTGCTCCAATTGCAGCTTCTTTAGGTATGCCTGCCTGAGAAAGTATTGTTGGATTTACAAAGATGATATAAGATAGCGTAATGAAAGTTGTAAAACCAGCAATAATTTCAATTTTGATGTTTGTTTTTCTAGAATTTAGATGAAAGACTTTTTCCATCAGATCTATCATAAATTTTCACCTCGAAAAAATATAATCTATATATTTTACATCTTTGTGAAAAAACTTAAATAGAAATATGTTTTAATATTTTTGTAGAAATTATTTCTTAAGTGAATTAAAATGTTAATCTAAAATTTTAAATAAGTAATTTTGGAGGTAGAGCTTGTTAAGAAACGATATAAGAAATGTTGCAATAATAGCACACGTTGATCACGGGAAAACTACTTTAGTTGATGCTATGTTAAGGCAAAGCGGTGTTTTTAGGGCCAACGAAGCTGTGGTAGAAAGAATCCTCGATTCGAATGACCTTGAAAGAGAAAGAGGAATAACAATATTATCAAAAAACACATCGATTTTTTATAAAGGCATTAAGATAAATATTGTAGATACTCCAGGACATGCTGATTTTGGTGCAGAAGTTGAAAGGATCTTGAATATGGTGGATGGGGTTTTGTTACTTGTTGATGCATTTGAAGGACCAATGCCTCAAACAAAATATGTTTTAAGAAAGGCTCTTGAACAAGATCTTAAGCCTATAGTTGTAATAAACAAGATAGATAGACCTGATCAAAGAGTTGACGAGGTATTAGACGAAGTTTTGGAGCTCTTTATCGATTTAGATGCTCCTGAGTCTTTTTTGGACTTCCAGGTTGTCTATACTTCTGCAAAGCAAGGCATTGCTAAATTGTCTATGGATGAAAATAGTTCAAATTTAGTCCCTCTTTTTGAAACGCTTATAAAGGAAATCCCTATACCGGCTGGAGATGTTGAAGCACCCTTTCAGGTTCTTGTGACTACGCTGGATTATGATGAATATATAGGGAGAATTGCTATAGGAAGGGTAATGAGAGGAAAAATTGCAAACAAACAAAACGTTTTAGTACTAAATGGATACGAAGAAAGAAAGGCTAAAATTAGCAAGTTATTTACTTATGAGGGCCTCAAAAGGGTTGAAATTCAAGAAGCGATTTTTGGAGATATTATTGCAATTTGTGGGATTGATGAAATTAAAATTGGAGAAACAATTGCCGATCCCAACGAACCTGAAGTGTTACCGGGCATTTATATTGACGAGCCAACTGTTTCCATGATCTTCTCAGTTAATAATAGTCCTTTTGCAGGGCAAGAAGGTGAATTCGTAACCTCAAGACACTTAAGTGAAAGACTCTTTAAGGAACTTCAAACTAATCTTAGTCTTAGAGTAAATCCAACAGATTCAACCGATTCATTTGAGGTATGTGGAAGAGGAGAACTCCATCTGTCTATATTAATTGAAACTATGAGAAGAGAGGGATATGAATTTCAGGTCGAAAGGCCAAAAGTAATTAATAAAATAATAAACAAAGAAAAGTGTGAACCAATGGAATTTTTGACTGTAGATGTGCCAAAAGAGTATATGGGGACAGTAATGGATTTGTTGGGCAGAAGAAAGGCGGAACTAACCAACATGATAGAGTTAGCAGGATATATAAGACTTGAATTTATTGTGCCATCAAGAGGGCTTATTGGATTTCGATCGACGTTTTTGACTAGCACTAAGGGTACAGGTGTCATGCATCATGTATTTCATGGTTATGCTCCTTATAAGGGAGATGTCTTACAAAGACAAAATGGTGTTTTAGTTTCGATGGAGACCGGACAAGTTACCTCATATGCGTTGTCAAACCTTGAGGACAGAGGAACATTATTTGTAGTACCAGGTACAGAAGTTTATAAGGGAATGATTGTAGGAGAAAATTC comes from Thermodesulfobium acidiphilum and encodes:
- the fdhD gene encoding formate dehydrogenase accessory sulfurtransferase FdhD, which produces MEKIKFSIAILSGGKSSRMGQEKSLVEFDGKTMIERIIEELSSISDDIFLITNKEDLYSFLNLEKFPDIYKDSGPLAGIHSALKHSKNQKVLILSCDMPFVNKNFALYLFDQSTDYDVTVPVYRGSYEPLFAIYDKKIVDVIEVHLKKNERKIISFYPDVKVKKIEEDEMSDRFDCELLFFNVNTPSDLEYARQILKLNLNISPLERIKVSNYRDGLLEESKIFVPCEEEIDIYVNNNFFISSRLSPTHLTEYIKGFLFSEGVVASKDDIKDIKIINKKVFVELAYPFNKQEMILTSGCFGGKSFRSMKKQNLPIIKSEFRVSLETIFKRLRDFLHTNNLYRISGGIHAAALSTKDSLLFLCEDIGRHSAVDKAIGWALEKEISDVFLFVTGRVSSEMAMKAIYFGIPIIVSMTAASNVAIDFCNFSNVTLIGYAKMNSCKIYTNRQRILEVF
- a CDS encoding Sec-independent protein translocase subunit TatA/TatB, with the translated sequence MIGTQELVIVLVIALILFGPSRLPELGNSVGKAIKSFKEGMDEVTQEPKKEEKKDATEISAKVEDSEKK
- a CDS encoding NCS2 family permease; translated protein: MIDLMEKVFHLNSRKTNIKIEIIAGFTTFITLSYIIFVNPTILSQAGIPKEAAIGATIYSTIIATLLMGLWANLPIAVAPGMGLNAFFTYTVVIGMGLPWETALGAVFVSGIFFFILSITNIRKAIFMGIPTVLRTSIAVGIGLFIALIGFKNAGIIVENKDTLVSFGHLLSPGVLVALLGLLITATLMSKGTKGAILIGILLTTLFSIIFGITKAPTSVSNLISFSVPNVSDTLLKMNLLGAIHYGILGIIFTFSIVELFDNMGTLIGLTTKGKIIDRDGNIPNLNKALVSDSIGTMISAILGTSTVTSYIESAAGIAEGGRTGLSALVVALCFGLAVIFTPLIGIVPAVATSPALIMVGTLMFSEIHRIDFSDLTESFPAFMTIILMPLSFSIANGIAAGFISYVSLKALAGKFKEINLVSLVIAIAFLINFVLRLH
- the typA gene encoding translational GTPase TypA; translated protein: MLRNDIRNVAIIAHVDHGKTTLVDAMLRQSGVFRANEAVVERILDSNDLERERGITILSKNTSIFYKGIKINIVDTPGHADFGAEVERILNMVDGVLLLVDAFEGPMPQTKYVLRKALEQDLKPIVVINKIDRPDQRVDEVLDEVLELFIDLDAPESFLDFQVVYTSAKQGIAKLSMDENSSNLVPLFETLIKEIPIPAGDVEAPFQVLVTTLDYDEYIGRIAIGRVMRGKIANKQNVLVLNGYEERKAKISKLFTYEGLKRVEIQEAIFGDIIAICGIDEIKIGETIADPNEPEVLPGIYIDEPTVSMIFSVNNSPFAGQEGEFVTSRHLSERLFKELQTNLSLRVNPTDSTDSFEVCGRGELHLSILIETMRREGYEFQVERPKVINKIINKEKCEPMEFLTVDVPKEYMGTVMDLLGRRKAELTNMIELAGYIRLEFIVPSRGLIGFRSTFLTSTKGTGVMHHVFHGYAPYKGDVLQRQNGVLVSMETGQVTSYALSNLEDRGTLFVVPGTEVYKGMIVGENSKDVDLWVNPCKKKHLTNIRSATSDEAIRLNTPRIFSLEQALEYINDDELVEITPKSIRLRKKVLNKNPRMS